A single window of Vibrio sp. SCSIO 43137 DNA harbors:
- the rpoE gene encoding RNA polymerase sigma factor RpoE yields MNEQLTDQVLIERVQNGDKQAFNLLVIKYQNKVCNLISRYIGNSGDVQDVAQEAFIKAYRAIPNFRGESAFYTWLYRIAVNTAKNYIVAQGRRPPATDVDADEAEYYETGSALKEISNPENLTLSKELKSVVFSAIEALPEDLKTAVTLRELDGLSYEEIAEVMDCPVGTVRSRIFRAREAVEKKIQPLLQR; encoded by the coding sequence ATGAACGAGCAGTTGACCGATCAGGTACTCATTGAGCGGGTTCAAAACGGAGATAAGCAGGCATTTAATCTGTTAGTGATTAAGTATCAGAATAAAGTTTGTAACCTTATCTCACGTTATATAGGTAATTCAGGTGATGTTCAGGATGTGGCTCAGGAAGCGTTTATTAAAGCGTATCGTGCCATTCCAAACTTCAGGGGCGAGAGTGCCTTTTATACCTGGCTATACCGGATAGCTGTTAATACGGCGAAAAACTACATTGTTGCGCAGGGCAGAAGACCACCCGCTACAGATGTGGATGCTGATGAGGCTGAATATTACGAAACGGGCAGTGCACTGAAAGAAATTTCGAACCCTGAGAACTTAACGCTGTCCAAGGAACTGAAAAGCGTCGTTTTCAGTGCAATTGAGGCGCTACCGGAAGATTTGAAAACCGCAGTGACATTACGTGAACTAGATGGTTTAAGTTACGAAGAGATCGCTGAGGTAATGGATTGCCCTGTCGGGACAGTACGTTCGCGTATTTTCCGTGCAAGGGAAGCGGTTGAGAAAAAAATTCAACCACTTTTACAACGCTAA
- a CDS encoding sigma-E factor negative regulatory protein has product MADKELLSALMDGESVDKALIAELEQNQESQETWQNYHLMGDVMRGEAPETANWDIAGSVMAALDDEPSHKKETTPLIEAQPTPKQARRHLPAWLTQFGQVGIAACVSMAVIFGVQQYGGDNTTSPQADQLPVLQTVPLAGSVEPVSLTRESVSTPSPSLNEAQKEEQRRRITAMLQDHELQLRLTADNSVEQKLEPQPVIE; this is encoded by the coding sequence ATGGCTGACAAAGAACTGCTTTCAGCTCTTATGGACGGAGAGTCCGTCGATAAGGCTTTGATCGCTGAGCTTGAACAGAATCAGGAAAGTCAGGAAACCTGGCAGAATTACCATCTGATGGGTGATGTGATGAGGGGGGAAGCCCCCGAAACTGCAAACTGGGACATTGCTGGTAGCGTTATGGCTGCTCTTGATGATGAACCATCACACAAGAAAGAGACAACTCCGCTGATTGAGGCGCAACCTACTCCTAAGCAGGCAAGGCGTCATTTACCTGCATGGCTGACACAGTTTGGTCAGGTTGGTATTGCTGCCTGTGTTTCTATGGCGGTGATTTTTGGTGTGCAGCAATATGGCGGAGACAACACAACAAGCCCGCAGGCGGATCAGCTTCCCGTTTTACAAACCGTTCCTTTAGCTGGTAGCGTTGAACCTGTGTCCCTGACCCGCGAGTCAGTTTCAACACCTTCTCCTTCGCTAAATGAAGCGCAAAAAGAAGAGCAGCGTCGTCGTATTACCGCGATGCTACAAGATCACGAATTACAACTAAGGCTGACTGCAGATAACTCAGTTGAGCAAAAGTTAGAACCACAACCGGTAATTGAATGA